A window of the Sphingobium sp. CAP-1 genome harbors these coding sequences:
- a CDS encoding PilZ domain-containing protein, with the protein MDSVSYRARSDKRRESRYSAEMDATLTWGGISQPVIIRNISIYGALLVGGWLPAVGERATLIADGLEVCGTVIWEGPDRCGLLLSSAIDPIAIIARSGGAKDERPAITLHRVGPGRYA; encoded by the coding sequence ATGGACAGCGTTTCCTACCGCGCGCGCTCAGACAAGCGACGTGAAAGCCGATATTCCGCCGAAATGGACGCGACGCTGACCTGGGGCGGCATCAGTCAGCCGGTCATCATCCGCAACATCTCCATCTATGGCGCATTGCTGGTCGGCGGCTGGCTGCCCGCCGTCGGCGAGCGGGCAACCCTGATCGCCGACGGACTGGAAGTGTGCGGCACGGTGATCTGGGAAGGGCCGGATCGCTGTGGCCTGCTGCTGAGCAGCGCAATCGATCCGATTGCCATCATCGCCCGTTCCGGCGGCGCCAAAGACGAACGGCCTGCCATCACGCTGCATCGGGTAGGGCCGGGCCGCTATGCCTGA
- a CDS encoding energy transducer TonB yields the protein MAPMNGQRLRECILALAAMAVLAGAVALWRQQFDPDLPQAAPARRIDSDRGPADAAPADAAMPPQAAVRAAPTGSPGNWLSDADYPAEAIRRGWSGTTGFRLKIDASGAVESCVITASSGHEILDDATCAALTRSARFTPGRNASGTAAPDRYNGRISWRLPD from the coding sequence ATGGCCCCGATGAACGGTCAGCGATTGAGAGAATGCATCCTTGCCCTTGCCGCCATGGCCGTGCTGGCCGGGGCGGTCGCGCTGTGGCGGCAACAGTTCGACCCGGACTTGCCGCAAGCGGCACCCGCCCGGCGGATCGATTCGGACAGGGGGCCGGCCGACGCTGCCCCCGCAGACGCGGCCATGCCGCCACAAGCGGCGGTTCGTGCCGCGCCCACGGGAAGTCCCGGCAACTGGCTGTCCGATGCGGACTATCCGGCGGAAGCGATACGCAGAGGATGGAGCGGAACCACGGGATTCCGGTTGAAAATCGACGCATCGGGCGCGGTGGAAAGCTGCGTCATCACGGCATCGTCCGGGCATGAGATTCTGGACGATGCGACCTGCGCGGCGCTGACCCGCAGCGCCCGCTTCACGCCGGGGCGAAATGCGTCCGGCACCGCTGCTCCCGACCGCTACAATGGCCGCATATCCTGGCGTCTGCCGGATTGA
- the secA gene encoding preprotein translocase subunit SecA, with protein sequence MFGALAKSIFGSSNERYVKSLGKTVDKIASFEPAVQAMSDEDLVAQTARFRERLAAGETLDDLLPEAFATVREASIRVLGMRHFDVQMVGGIVLHRGEIAEMRTGEGKTLVATVATYLNALEGKGVHVVTVNDYLATRDCEWMGQVYRFLGLTTGVIVPNLSEDQRREAYNADVTYATNNELGFDYLRDNMKYDRGSMVQRPFNYAIVDEVDSILIDEARTPLIISGPTDDKSELYVAVDAIVKQISEADYDKDEKQRSVTLTEDGTEKIERLLEAAGLLQGNNLYDFENTQVVHHVNQALRAVVMFRRDIDYIVKDGKVVIIDEFTGRMMDGRRWSDGLHQAVEAKEGVNIEPENQTLASITFQNYFRMYPKLGGMTGTAATEAAEFYEIYKMNVVTIPTNKPVQRIDEEDSFYKSLDDKFRGIARTIKVHAEQGQPVLVGTVSIEKSEMLSEFLTQEGVPHAVLNARFHDSEAHIVAQAGRKGAVTIATNMAGRGTDIKLGGNLEMRVEDELRDMAEGPERDAAIARIEAEIEAEKQEVLAAGGLFVLATERHESRRIDNQLRGRSGRQGDPGLSRFYLSLDDDLMRIFGPDTMFAKMIRSNLEDGEALPPSKWLSKAIETAQKKVEARNYDIRKQVVEYDDVMNDQRKVIYEQRSDIMDADTVDDVVADMRHETVNDLVGASCPPGTYPEQWDMARLKARTAEILGLEPDFDAWLGEDAVDPEMIEERLSALADAAVAEKVKEVDPADWHMIEKSILLQSLDHHWKEHLSTLDALRQVVHLRAYAQKTPINEYKQEAFALFERMLENIREDVTGSIARVQFRMEQPPLQDYGLPVLPDFITTHIDPFSGEDNSADIDAGSFGGVTTAIPRAAVGGGQNGEFANLDISRNALCPCGSGQKYKHCHGALA encoded by the coding sequence ATGTTCGGCGCACTCGCCAAGTCCATTTTCGGATCGTCCAACGAACGTTATGTGAAATCGTTGGGCAAGACCGTCGACAAGATCGCCTCCTTCGAGCCGGCAGTTCAGGCCATGAGCGACGAGGATCTGGTGGCGCAGACGGCCCGGTTCCGTGAACGGCTGGCCGCCGGCGAAACGCTGGACGACCTGCTGCCCGAAGCCTTTGCGACTGTGCGCGAAGCGTCGATCCGTGTGCTGGGGATGCGTCATTTCGACGTGCAGATGGTCGGCGGCATCGTCCTGCATCGCGGCGAGATCGCCGAAATGCGCACCGGTGAGGGCAAGACACTGGTCGCCACCGTCGCGACCTACCTCAACGCGCTGGAGGGCAAGGGCGTCCATGTCGTTACCGTCAACGACTATCTGGCCACCCGCGACTGCGAATGGATGGGCCAGGTCTATCGTTTCCTGGGCCTGACCACCGGCGTCATCGTGCCGAACCTGTCGGAGGACCAGCGCCGCGAAGCCTATAATGCCGACGTTACCTATGCGACGAACAACGAACTCGGCTTCGACTATCTGCGCGACAATATGAAATATGATCGCGGGTCGATGGTCCAGCGGCCGTTCAACTACGCGATCGTCGACGAGGTGGACTCGATCCTGATCGACGAGGCGCGCACGCCGCTCATCATTTCCGGCCCGACCGACGACAAGTCGGAACTCTATGTCGCGGTCGACGCGATCGTGAAGCAGATCAGCGAAGCCGATTATGACAAGGACGAAAAGCAGCGCAGCGTCACGCTGACCGAGGACGGCACCGAGAAGATCGAGCGGTTGCTGGAGGCTGCGGGCCTGCTCCAGGGCAATAATCTCTACGATTTCGAGAACACCCAGGTCGTTCACCACGTCAATCAGGCGCTGCGCGCGGTCGTGATGTTCCGCCGCGACATCGATTATATCGTCAAGGACGGCAAGGTCGTCATCATCGACGAATTTACCGGCCGCATGATGGATGGCCGCCGCTGGTCCGACGGCCTGCATCAGGCGGTGGAAGCCAAGGAAGGCGTCAATATCGAGCCGGAAAACCAGACGCTGGCATCGATCACCTTCCAGAATTATTTCCGCATGTATCCCAAGCTGGGCGGCATGACCGGTACCGCGGCGACCGAAGCGGCGGAATTTTACGAAATCTACAAGATGAACGTGGTCACTATCCCGACCAACAAGCCGGTGCAGCGCATCGATGAGGAGGATAGTTTCTACAAGAGCCTGGACGACAAGTTCCGGGGCATCGCCAGGACGATCAAGGTCCATGCGGAGCAGGGCCAGCCGGTGCTGGTCGGCACGGTGTCGATCGAGAAATCGGAAATGCTGTCCGAATTCCTGACGCAGGAAGGGGTGCCGCACGCGGTGCTGAACGCCCGTTTCCACGACAGCGAAGCGCACATCGTGGCGCAGGCGGGCCGCAAGGGCGCGGTGACGATCGCCACCAACATGGCCGGCCGCGGCACCGACATCAAGCTGGGCGGCAATCTGGAAATGCGGGTCGAGGACGAGCTGCGCGACATGGCCGAAGGGCCGGAACGCGACGCCGCGATTGCCCGGATCGAGGCCGAGATCGAGGCGGAGAAGCAGGAAGTGCTGGCCGCCGGCGGCCTGTTCGTGCTGGCGACCGAACGCCATGAAAGCCGCCGCATCGACAATCAGTTGCGCGGCCGTTCGGGCCGTCAGGGCGACCCCGGCCTGTCGCGCTTCTACCTCAGCCTTGACGACGACCTGATGCGCATCTTCGGCCCGGACACGATGTTCGCCAAGATGATCCGTTCGAACCTGGAAGATGGCGAGGCGCTGCCCCCGTCCAAATGGCTGAGCAAGGCGATCGAGACCGCGCAGAAAAAGGTCGAGGCGCGCAACTATGACATTCGCAAGCAGGTCGTCGAATATGACGATGTGATGAACGACCAGCGCAAGGTCATCTACGAACAGCGCAGCGACATCATGGACGCCGACACGGTGGACGATGTCGTCGCCGACATGCGCCATGAGACGGTGAATGATCTGGTCGGCGCATCCTGCCCCCCCGGCACCTATCCCGAACAGTGGGACATGGCGCGGCTGAAGGCGCGCACCGCCGAGATATTGGGGCTGGAGCCGGACTTCGACGCCTGGCTGGGCGAAGATGCGGTCGACCCTGAAATGATCGAGGAGCGGCTGTCGGCGCTCGCCGACGCAGCGGTGGCGGAGAAGGTCAAGGAGGTCGACCCGGCCGACTGGCACATGATCGAGAAATCGATCCTGCTCCAGAGCCTGGATCATCACTGGAAGGAGCATCTGTCGACGCTCGACGCGTTGCGGCAGGTCGTGCATCTGCGCGCCTACGCCCAAAAGACGCCGATCAACGAATATAAGCAGGAAGCCTTCGCCCTGTTCGAGCGGATGCTGGAAAATATCCGCGAGGATGTGACCGGATCGATCGCGCGGGTGCAGTTCCGCATGGAGCAGCCGCCCTTGCAGGATTATGGCCTGCCGGTGCTGCCCGACTTCATCACCACCCATATCGACCCGTTTTCGGGCGAGGATAATAGCGCGGACATCGACGCCGGCAGCTTTGGCGGCGTCACCACCGCGATCCCGCGCGCGGCGGTCGGCGGCGGCCAGAATGGGGAGTTCGCCAATCTGGACATCAGCCGCAATGCGCTCTGCCCCTGCGGATCGGGCCAGAAATACAAGCATTGCCACGGGGCGCTGGCCTGA
- the argJ gene encoding bifunctional glutamate N-acetyltransferase/amino-acid acetyltransferase ArgJ, protein MTDRSPLAPAAFPSLPSIAGVTLRTARAGYKAWERCDLTYVELDAGTAVAGVTTQSKCPSPEVEWCRDAIPLGSARALVVNAGNANAFTGHRGRAAVEAIAARVAKHLSCQPSDIFVSSTGVIGVPLPIDKAEGGLEAAFTAAPCGWEDAATTIGTTDTYPKGASTFAMIGGVRVELVGIIKGSGMIAPDMATMLGYIFTDAAIDPALLQQMLSAANKRTFSCITVDSDTSTSDTVLAFATGKADHAPLTSMDDAGADAFHAALSDLCRQLAHLVVRDGEGATKFVEITVEGADSDESAHRIGLSIANSPLVKTAIAGEDANWGRVVMAIGKAGEPADRDRLSIRFGATQVATGGLAVEGYDEAPVAAHLKGQDIVIGVDLGLGEGRATIWTCDLTHGYISINADYRS, encoded by the coding sequence ATGACAGACCGTTCTCCCCTCGCCCCCGCTGCCTTCCCGTCCCTGCCCTCGATCGCGGGTGTGACGCTGCGAACCGCGCGCGCCGGATATAAGGCGTGGGAACGGTGCGACCTCACCTATGTCGAACTGGATGCCGGCACGGCGGTCGCGGGCGTCACCACCCAGAGCAAATGCCCCTCGCCCGAAGTCGAATGGTGCCGGGACGCGATTCCGCTGGGGTCGGCGCGCGCGCTGGTGGTCAATGCCGGCAACGCCAACGCCTTTACCGGCCATCGCGGCCGCGCGGCGGTGGAGGCGATCGCCGCCAGGGTCGCCAAACACCTGTCCTGCCAGCCATCGGACATATTCGTCTCCTCGACCGGAGTGATCGGCGTGCCGCTGCCCATCGACAAGGCTGAAGGGGGGCTGGAAGCGGCTTTCACCGCCGCACCCTGCGGCTGGGAGGATGCCGCCACCACGATCGGCACTACCGACACCTATCCCAAGGGCGCGTCGACATTCGCCATGATCGGCGGCGTCCGGGTCGAACTGGTCGGCATCATCAAGGGATCGGGCATGATCGCTCCCGACATGGCGACGATGCTCGGCTATATCTTCACTGATGCGGCGATTGATCCCGCCCTGCTGCAACAGATGCTGTCGGCGGCCAACAAGCGGACCTTTTCGTGCATCACCGTGGACAGCGACACCTCCACCAGCGACACGGTGCTGGCCTTCGCCACCGGCAAGGCGGACCATGCGCCACTAACGTCGATGGACGATGCCGGCGCCGACGCTTTCCATGCGGCGCTGTCCGACCTGTGCCGCCAGCTTGCCCATCTGGTGGTGCGCGACGGCGAAGGCGCGACCAAATTCGTGGAGATCACGGTCGAGGGCGCGGATAGCGACGAGAGCGCGCACCGCATCGGCCTGTCGATCGCCAATTCGCCTCTGGTCAAGACCGCCATCGCCGGTGAGGACGCCAATTGGGGCCGCGTCGTCATGGCGATCGGCAAGGCGGGCGAACCGGCGGATCGGGACAGGCTCTCCATCCGTTTCGGCGCGACCCAGGTGGCAACCGGCGGCCTCGCGGTCGAGGGCTATGACGAAGCGCCCGTCGCGGCGCATCTGAAAGGGCAGGATATCGTCATCGGTGTCGATCTGGGGCTGGGCGAAGGGCGGGCGACGATCTGGACCTGCGATCTGACCCACGGTTATATCTCGATCAACGCGGATTATCGCAGTTAA